The following are encoded in a window of Qingrenia yutianensis genomic DNA:
- the hfq gene encoding RNA chaperone Hfq, with translation MKQTNFQDVFLNAVRKEKVDVTVYLTNGFQFNGQVRSFDNFTIMLEVNGKEQLVFKHAVSTIIPRRAVDFSKYEN, from the coding sequence ATGAAACAGACAAATTTTCAGGACGTATTTTTGAATGCTGTGAGAAAAGAAAAGGTTGACGTTACCGTTTACCTTACAAACGGTTTTCAGTTCAACGGTCAGGTGAGAAGCTTTGACAATTTCACAATTATGCTTGAAGTAAACGGCAAAGAACAGCTTGTTTTCAAACACGCGGTGTCTACGATTATTCCGCGCCGCGCGGTTGATTTTTCAAAATACGAAAACTGA
- a CDS encoding HlyD family efflux transporter periplasmic adaptor subunit, whose amino-acid sequence MNKKYTKLLLVCAVLAVVLISYFMVNPASGKEMVFSGSMENTTKHMGIIIRSEQKIDTNLSGTISAKVADGTLVPAGKLIASVVNENADSEVQANLAKINKRIDELESAKKVSDNFTDDVYKLDSKISEKVSSLVYYTNIGDNKKITETKAEISALYDKKNKVDSSGAAIKTDLENLTAQKNELEAQLAEFEQNVYAPTPGVFISHTDGYEDVLSVDNAKNLKYSDFKNIAETLKKNEEKGGEEKNEIKLIDNYMWCVALAADKDRCADFEVGEEVFIRINDDSRNIKGNIMSISDDKGSNHVIVVSTTAYDADSYMQRSVDVELIKNIYSGLKVPVSALTKKDGVDGVYVVNDNTEKFKTVEIIYKDEKYAIVRENNADANALLLYDEVSTSPKH is encoded by the coding sequence TTGAATAAAAAATATACAAAACTTTTACTTGTTTGCGCGGTTTTAGCGGTTGTTCTCATTTCGTATTTTATGGTTAATCCGGCGTCCGGCAAGGAAATGGTTTTTTCGGGAAGTATGGAAAACACCACAAAGCATATGGGAATTATAATCCGCAGCGAACAGAAAATCGACACAAACCTTTCGGGTACAATTTCCGCTAAAGTTGCGGACGGCACGCTTGTGCCGGCAGGAAAGCTTATCGCCTCGGTTGTAAACGAAAACGCCGACAGTGAGGTTCAGGCAAATCTTGCGAAAATCAACAAACGCATAGACGAGCTTGAAAGCGCAAAAAAGGTGAGCGACAATTTTACAGACGACGTTTACAAGCTGGACAGCAAAATTTCCGAAAAGGTTTCAAGCCTTGTCTACTACACGAATATCGGCGACAACAAAAAAATAACCGAAACCAAGGCGGAGATTTCCGCTTTGTACGACAAGAAAAATAAGGTCGATTCGTCGGGCGCGGCAATAAAAACCGATTTGGAAAACCTCACCGCGCAGAAAAACGAGCTTGAAGCACAGCTTGCAGAGTTTGAGCAGAACGTTTATGCGCCGACGCCGGGAGTGTTTATATCACACACCGACGGCTACGAGGACGTTTTGAGCGTTGACAACGCAAAGAATTTGAAATATTCCGATTTTAAAAATATCGCCGAAACACTCAAAAAGAATGAGGAAAAAGGCGGAGAAGAAAAAAACGAAATCAAGCTTATTGACAACTATATGTGGTGCGTTGCTCTTGCCGCGGACAAGGACAGATGTGCCGATTTTGAAGTCGGCGAGGAGGTTTTTATCCGCATAAACGACGACAGCAGAAACATCAAGGGCAACATTATGTCCATCTCGGACGATAAGGGTTCAAATCACGTTATTGTGGTGAGCACCACGGCATACGACGCAGATTCGTATATGCAGCGCTCGGTTGACGTTGAGCTTATCAAAAATATTTATTCGGGACTTAAAGTTCCCGTGAGCGCGCTCACCAAAAAAGACGGCGTTGACGGCGTTTATGTGGTTAACGACAATACCGAAAAGTTTAAAACGGTTGAGATTATTTATAAAGATGAAAAATACGCGATTGTAAGAGAAAACAATGCCGACGCAAACGCGCTTTTGCTTTACGACGAGGTTTCAACGTCGCCAAAGCATTAG
- a CDS encoding YggS family pyridoxal phosphate-dependent enzyme yields MSIAENIEKVRQNIKTACERSGRNYEDVTILGVTKTVGVDDIMCAVNEGICDLGENRVQEFMEKYDKIPGVKWHIIGHLQTNKVKYIIGKTKLIHSVDTLKLAEEIERLSKKQNVTTDILLEVNISGEESKSGMSEGEILPILEKIEEFSSVKVRGFMTMAPKFASEDEIRQIFRKLYKIFVDISRKKYNNISMDYLSMGMSSDYTVAAEEGANIVRIGSKIFKE; encoded by the coding sequence TTGAGTATTGCTGAAAACATAGAAAAAGTAAGGCAAAACATTAAAACGGCGTGTGAAAGGTCGGGCAGAAATTATGAAGATGTGACGATTCTCGGCGTGACAAAAACCGTCGGGGTTGACGACATTATGTGCGCCGTAAATGAGGGAATTTGCGACCTCGGCGAAAACAGGGTTCAGGAATTTATGGAAAAATACGACAAAATTCCGGGCGTTAAATGGCACATAATCGGGCATCTTCAAACAAACAAAGTAAAATACATAATCGGCAAAACAAAGCTTATCCACTCGGTTGACACGTTAAAACTTGCCGAAGAAATCGAACGTCTTTCAAAAAAGCAAAATGTTACGACTGATATTCTGCTCGAAGTTAACATTTCGGGCGAAGAGTCGAAAAGCGGTATGAGCGAGGGCGAAATTTTGCCGATACTTGAAAAAATTGAAGAATTTTCGTCGGTAAAGGTGCGCGGATTTATGACAATGGCGCCGAAATTTGCGTCCGAGGACGAAATTCGTCAAATTTTTAGAAAATTATATAAAATTTTTGTTGACATATCGCGAAAAAAATATAATAATATTAGTATGGACTATTTGTCGATGGGAATGAGCTCCGATTACACCGTTGCGGCGGAGGAGGGCGCAAACATTGTGCGCATAGGCTCGAAAATTTTTAAAGAGTAA
- a CDS encoding cell division protein SepF has translation MANFMDKVTNFLGLGSEDNDEAIDAVMPEEREEQRPSFTPSRKNKVVNIHTTTQLKVVIIQPTAYSDAQEIADHLKSKKPVVVNLEKLDKDVAVKIVNFLSGAVYALDGSMQKVSNGILLLAPYNVGIMGDFGEELKMHGLFDAE, from the coding sequence ATGGCAAACTTTATGGACAAGGTTACAAATTTTCTGGGACTCGGCAGTGAGGACAACGACGAGGCGATAGACGCGGTTATGCCCGAAGAAAGGGAGGAACAGCGCCCGTCTTTCACACCGTCGCGCAAAAATAAAGTGGTTAACATTCACACAACCACACAGCTTAAGGTTGTTATCATTCAGCCGACCGCTTATTCGGACGCGCAGGAAATTGCCGATCATTTGAAGTCGAAAAAACCCGTTGTTGTCAACCTTGAAAAGCTTGACAAGGACGTTGCGGTTAAGATTGTAAACTTTTTGAGCGGTGCGGTTTATGCGCTGGACGGCAGTATGCAGAAGGTTTCAAACGGAATTTTGCTTCTCGCGCCGTACAATGTCGGCATTATGGGCGACTTCGGCGAGGAGCTTAAAATGCACGGCCTTTTTGACGCCGAATAA
- a CDS encoding YlmH/Sll1252 family protein: MDKLKFLSGIDGIERKNLFSLIFDRIKKSEFSDSVSFTPFLTPADAILLEKKLSSAHFENYSSFGGYDGAERKIFAFGECGKDDFPLVKLKISTRDKSVFEHRDYLGSVLSLGIKREKIGDIMILSDFAVMFADADIADFLKLELKKIARANVKCEIFDGDFDFDGEREFDEVTKTVTSLRLDCVVSAFCSKSRAVSDALITEGRVFLNYECEKNLSKQVSNNDVLTVRGFGKGIILTDFPLTKKNKRRICVKYYV; encoded by the coding sequence ATGGACAAGCTTAAATTTTTGTCGGGCATAGACGGCATTGAACGCAAAAATTTGTTTTCGCTCATTTTTGACAGAATTAAAAAAAGCGAATTTTCGGACAGCGTAAGTTTTACGCCGTTTCTGACGCCTGCCGACGCGATTTTGCTTGAAAAAAAGCTTTCGTCGGCGCATTTTGAAAATTATTCGTCATTCGGCGGATACGACGGCGCGGAAAGGAAAATTTTCGCGTTCGGCGAGTGCGGAAAAGATGATTTTCCGCTTGTTAAGCTTAAAATTTCAACGCGCGACAAAAGCGTTTTTGAACACAGAGATTATCTCGGCTCGGTGCTTTCGCTCGGAATTAAACGCGAAAAAATAGGGGATATTATGATTTTATCCGATTTTGCGGTTATGTTTGCGGATGCCGATATTGCCGATTTTCTCAAGTTGGAACTTAAAAAAATTGCACGCGCAAACGTTAAATGCGAAATTTTTGACGGCGATTTTGATTTTGACGGCGAGCGCGAATTTGACGAAGTGACAAAAACCGTGACGTCGTTAAGGCTGGACTGTGTTGTGAGCGCGTTTTGCTCAAAATCGCGCGCGGTTTCGGACGCTCTTATCACAGAGGGCAGAGTTTTTCTAAACTATGAATGTGAAAAAAATTTGTCAAAGCAGGTTTCAAATAATGATGTTTTGACGGTGCGCGGTTTCGGCAAGGGCATAATTTTGACCGATTTTCCGCTCACTAAAAAGAATAAACGCCGTATTTGCGTTAAATATTATGTATGA
- a CDS encoding DivIVA domain-containing protein, translated as MLSPLDIESKKFIKSAVGGYNRADVDKFMELVLADYEKLYRENIALKDKTNTLSDAVDHYKSMEDTMQSTLLVAQSASEEVRNNASEKARLIIEDANKKAEDIIKNANAEMQKSAEKNEQLKRDYILFKSRVIAEFETYLKTMKSNIQNGENQENKN; from the coding sequence GTGCTTTCTCCGCTTGATATTGAAAGTAAAAAATTTATAAAATCCGCGGTCGGCGGATACAACAGAGCCGACGTAGACAAGTTTATGGAGCTTGTTTTGGCTGACTACGAAAAGCTTTACCGCGAAAATATCGCGTTAAAGGACAAGACAAACACTCTTTCGGACGCGGTTGACCATTACAAATCAATGGAGGACACAATGCAAAGCACGCTTCTGGTTGCGCAGAGCGCGAGCGAGGAAGTGCGCAATAATGCGTCGGAAAAGGCGCGCCTTATCATTGAGGACGCAAACAAAAAGGCGGAGGACATTATAAAAAATGCCAACGCCGAAATGCAGAAAAGCGCCGAGAAAAACGAGCAGTTAAAGCGCGACTACATACTATTTAAATCCCGTGTTATTGCGGAATTTGAAACATATCTCAAGACTATGAAATCAAACATTCAAAACGGCGAAAATCAGGAAAACAAAAATTAG
- the ileS gene encoding isoleucine--tRNA ligase — MRANLPQKEPEMVKKWDSEGLYEQLMEENKGKQEFTLHDGPPFANGDIHLGHSLNKILKDIILRFKNMDGYRAQYIPGWDTHGLPIEVQAIKKLKIKKDEVSTSEFRKICEDFAMKYINNQAEQFKRLGVLADYKHPYYTLQPQFEGRQIEVFGKMANSGVIYKGMKPVYWCPDCETALAEAEIEYAEDKTNSIYVRFRVNDDKGVFKGFDKDKIFFVIWTTTTWTLPGNVAICLNPDFIYALVDVGGEYYVVAKDLVDTFCKAANIENYKIAAEFDGKDLEYITCKHPFIDRDSLVILGDHVTLDAGTGCVHTAPGHGAEDFVACQNYDLPIIVPVDSKGVLNEEAGKFAGMYYEKSNSAIIDELKSTNSLVAIEPIIHQYPHCWRCSSPIVFRATEQWFASVDKFKKAAVEAIKEVDWLPKWGEDRITKMVEDRSDWCISRQRKWGVPIPIFYCEECGHELINEETVKIISKLFSEKGSGIWYELDASEILPKGTKCEKCGCEHFTKEKDIMDVWFDSGSSHYAVLEGRDNLSWPADVYLEGNDQYRGWFQSSLLTSVALGKKAPYKKVITHGMVVDGNGKKMSKSLGNGIDPLDVGKKFGIDILRLWVVSSDYKTDVRISNDILKQLSESYRKIRNTARYILGNTADFNPDTDSVEYKDMLEIDRWALYKLNALCKKALEAYRSYEFHSLQHAIHHFCVVDMSNFYLDIIKDRLYTEKADSQARRSAQTAMYKILDALVKLLAPVLCFTTEEIWNAMPHAKEDAKKHVMFAGMPKVCGEYDDSALAEKYDRLIAIKNDVSKALESARNEKIIGHSLNAKVEISAEGDLYAFLKENENELKTVFITSDACVHEGKGDGVKGEETGAYIKISVSDGEKCERCWMYSTTVGEDKDHPTLCKRCADVVKSL, encoded by the coding sequence ATGAGGGCAAATCTTCCTCAGAAAGAGCCTGAAATGGTGAAAAAATGGGACAGCGAAGGGCTTTACGAGCAGTTGATGGAGGAGAACAAGGGCAAGCAGGAATTTACTCTGCACGACGGTCCTCCGTTCGCAAACGGCGACATTCATTTGGGTCACAGTTTGAATAAAATTTTAAAAGATATTATTCTCCGTTTTAAAAATATGGACGGTTACCGCGCGCAGTATATCCCCGGCTGGGATACGCACGGACTTCCGATTGAGGTTCAGGCAATAAAGAAACTCAAAATCAAAAAAGACGAGGTATCGACGAGCGAATTCCGCAAAATCTGCGAGGATTTCGCTATGAAATATATCAACAATCAGGCTGAACAGTTTAAAAGACTCGGTGTTTTGGCGGACTACAAGCACCCGTATTACACACTTCAGCCGCAGTTTGAGGGCAGACAGATTGAAGTTTTCGGCAAAATGGCAAATTCGGGCGTTATCTATAAAGGTATGAAACCCGTTTACTGGTGCCCCGACTGCGAAACTGCGCTTGCCGAGGCGGAAATTGAATATGCCGAGGACAAGACAAATTCAATTTACGTGCGTTTCCGCGTAAACGACGACAAGGGTGTTTTCAAGGGCTTTGACAAAGACAAAATCTTCTTTGTAATCTGGACGACCACAACCTGGACTCTCCCCGGAAACGTTGCAATTTGCTTAAACCCCGACTTTATCTATGCTTTGGTTGACGTCGGCGGTGAATACTACGTTGTTGCGAAAGACCTTGTTGACACGTTCTGCAAGGCTGCAAATATTGAAAATTACAAAATTGCCGCAGAATTTGACGGCAAAGATTTGGAATACATCACCTGCAAGCACCCGTTTATCGACCGCGATTCTTTGGTAATTCTCGGTGACCACGTTACGCTTGACGCAGGTACAGGCTGTGTTCATACCGCTCCCGGTCACGGCGCGGAGGACTTTGTTGCGTGCCAGAATTACGATTTGCCGATTATCGTTCCCGTCGATTCAAAAGGCGTGCTGAACGAGGAGGCAGGCAAATTTGCCGGTATGTATTACGAAAAATCAAACTCGGCAATTATAGATGAACTTAAAAGCACAAATTCGCTCGTTGCAATCGAGCCGATTATTCACCAGTATCCCCACTGCTGGAGATGCTCGTCGCCTATTGTTTTCCGTGCGACGGAGCAGTGGTTCGCGTCGGTTGACAAGTTTAAAAAAGCCGCGGTTGAGGCTATTAAAGAGGTTGACTGGCTTCCCAAATGGGGCGAGGACAGAATTACAAAAATGGTTGAGGACAGGAGCGACTGGTGCATTTCGCGTCAGAGAAAATGGGGTGTTCCCATTCCGATTTTCTACTGCGAGGAGTGCGGTCACGAGCTTATAAACGAAGAAACCGTAAAAATTATATCAAAACTTTTCAGCGAAAAAGGTTCGGGAATTTGGTACGAGCTTGACGCGTCGGAAATTCTTCCCAAGGGCACTAAATGCGAAAAGTGCGGATGTGAGCATTTCACAAAAGAAAAGGATATTATGGACGTTTGGTTTGACTCGGGTTCGAGCCATTATGCCGTTTTGGAAGGCCGTGACAATTTAAGCTGGCCGGCAGACGTTTACCTTGAGGGCAACGACCAGTACCGCGGTTGGTTCCAGTCGTCGCTTTTGACAAGCGTTGCACTCGGCAAAAAAGCGCCGTACAAAAAGGTTATCACGCACGGTATGGTTGTTGACGGCAACGGCAAAAAGATGTCGAAATCGCTCGGCAACGGCATAGACCCGCTTGATGTCGGAAAAAAATTCGGCATTGATATTCTCCGCTTGTGGGTTGTTTCGTCCGATTACAAAACAGACGTAAGAATTAGCAACGATATTTTGAAACAGCTTTCCGAAAGCTACCGAAAAATCAGAAACACGGCGAGATATATCCTCGGCAATACCGCGGATTTCAACCCCGATACCGATTCGGTTGAATATAAGGATATGCTCGAAATCGACCGCTGGGCGCTTTACAAACTCAATGCGCTCTGCAAAAAGGCGCTCGAGGCGTACAGGAGCTACGAATTCCATTCGCTCCAGCACGCAATTCACCATTTCTGCGTCGTTGATATGAGTAACTTCTATCTTGATATTATAAAAGACAGACTTTACACCGAAAAAGCGGACAGCCAGGCGAGAAGAAGCGCGCAGACGGCAATGTATAAAATTCTCGACGCGCTTGTGAAACTCCTTGCGCCGGTGCTTTGCTTTACGACGGAGGAAATCTGGAACGCTATGCCCCACGCAAAAGAGGACGCGAAAAAGCACGTTATGTTTGCAGGTATGCCGAAGGTTTGCGGCGAATACGACGACAGTGCGCTTGCCGAAAAATACGACAGACTTATTGCGATTAAAAACGATGTCAGCAAAGCTCTTGAAAGCGCGCGAAACGAAAAGATTATCGGTCATTCGCTCAACGCGAAAGTCGAAATCAGCGCAGAGGGTGATTTGTACGCGTTCCTGAAAGAAAACGAAAACGAGCTTAAAACCGTGTTCATCACCTCGGACGCTTGCGTTCACGAGGGCAAGGGCGACGGCGTAAAAGGCGAGGAAACGGGTGCGTACATCAAAATTTCGGTGTCGGACGGCGAAAAGTGCGAAAGATGCTGGATGTATTCAACAACGGTCGGTGAGGACAAAGACCACCCGACACTGTGCAAACGCTGTGCAGACGTTGTAAAGAGTTTATAA
- the guaB gene encoding IMP dehydrogenase, producing the protein MNDKFAFEGLTFDDVLLIPQKSDVLPNEIDLTTKLTNNITLNIPMMSAAMDTVTESALAIAMAREGGIGIIHKNMSIEAQAIEVDKVKRSEHGVIVDPFHLSPEHTLEDADNIMGKYRISGVPITDDSGKLVGILTNRDLRFETDFSKQIKYVMTKENLITAPEGTTLDEAKKILMTHKIEKLPIVDKNGNLKGLITIKDIEKSVKYPNSAKDSSGRLLAGAAIGITNDVLDRVEALVASHVDVLVLDSAHGHSANIFKCIKKVKEAFPHVDLIAGNIATAEAAEDLIDAGVDAIKVGIGPGSICTTRIVAGIGMPQISAIYNASQVAKKKGIPVIGDGGIKYSGDITKAIAAGANVIMIGSLLAGCEESPGEIEIYQGRNFKVYRGMGSLAAMEKGSRDRYFQTGTKKLVPEGVEGRVPYKGPLADTVYQLLGGLRSGMGYCGAKNINDLIENGKFVRITGAGLKESHPHDIYITKEAPNYSAQV; encoded by the coding sequence ATGAACGACAAATTTGCATTTGAAGGTCTTACGTTTGACGACGTGTTGCTTATTCCGCAGAAAAGCGACGTTCTGCCCAACGAGATTGACCTTACAACCAAGCTTACAAACAATATTACACTCAACATTCCTATGATGAGCGCCGCTATGGACACCGTTACCGAATCTGCGCTTGCCATTGCAATGGCGCGCGAGGGCGGAATAGGCATAATCCACAAGAATATGTCAATCGAGGCGCAGGCTATTGAGGTTGACAAGGTTAAAAGGTCGGAGCACGGCGTTATTGTTGACCCGTTCCATCTTTCGCCCGAGCATACGCTTGAGGACGCCGACAATATTATGGGAAAATACAGAATTTCGGGCGTGCCGATTACAGACGACAGCGGTAAGCTTGTCGGAATACTTACAAACCGCGATTTGCGCTTTGAAACCGACTTTTCAAAACAGATTAAATACGTTATGACAAAGGAAAACCTTATCACCGCGCCCGAGGGCACAACTCTCGACGAGGCGAAAAAAATCCTTATGACGCACAAAATCGAAAAACTCCCGATTGTTGACAAAAACGGCAATCTTAAAGGACTTATCACCATTAAAGATATTGAAAAATCGGTGAAATACCCCAATTCCGCAAAAGATTCGAGCGGACGCCTTCTTGCAGGTGCGGCAATCGGCATCACAAACGACGTTCTCGACAGGGTTGAGGCGCTTGTTGCGTCGCACGTTGACGTTTTGGTGCTCGACTCGGCGCACGGTCATTCGGCAAACATTTTCAAATGCATTAAAAAAGTTAAAGAGGCATTTCCGCACGTTGACCTCATTGCCGGAAACATTGCAACCGCTGAGGCGGCGGAGGATTTGATTGATGCCGGCGTTGACGCAATTAAAGTCGGCATAGGACCGGGTTCAATTTGTACAACCCGTATCGTTGCAGGTATCGGTATGCCACAGATAAGCGCAATTTACAACGCGTCGCAGGTTGCCAAAAAGAAAGGTATTCCCGTTATCGGCGACGGCGGTATCAAATATTCGGGCGACATCACAAAGGCGATTGCCGCCGGTGCGAACGTTATTATGATAGGAAGCCTCCTTGCAGGCTGTGAGGAAAGCCCGGGCGAAATTGAAATTTATCAGGGCAGAAACTTTAAGGTTTACCGCGGAATGGGTTCGCTCGCCGCTATGGAAAAGGGAAGCCGTGACAGATACTTCCAGACGGGCACCAAAAAGCTTGTTCCCGAGGGCGTTGAGGGACGTGTTCCCTACAAAGGACCGCTTGCCGACACTGTTTATCAGCTCCTCGGCGGTTTGAGGTCGGGTATGGGATACTGCGGTGCGAAAAACATTAACGACCTTATCGAAAACGGCAAATTTGTCCGCATTACGGGTGCAGGTCTTAAAGAAAGCCACCCCCACGATATTTACATCACAAAAGAGGCGCCCAACTACAGCGCACAGGTATAA
- the nrdG gene encoding anaerobic ribonucleoside-triphosphate reductase activating protein, with protein sequence MNVAAIKKNDIANGVGVRVSLFVSGCRHRCKNCFNKEAWDFDFGEKFTDETMEEIMSALDKDFISGLTILGGEPFENENLGGVLSVVKECRKRFSQKNIWCYTGFDFANDFLNGNGERHQKIMDILSNIDVLVDGRFIEEKKDLSLLFRGSSNQNIIDVKKSLAENKLVPLSGKWERTPGNGNIYEM encoded by the coding sequence GTGAACGTTGCGGCAATTAAAAAAAATGACATAGCAAACGGCGTCGGCGTGCGCGTTTCGCTCTTTGTTAGCGGGTGCCGTCACAGGTGCAAAAACTGCTTTAACAAAGAGGCATGGGACTTTGATTTCGGCGAAAAATTCACCGACGAAACAATGGAGGAAATTATGTCCGCGCTTGACAAAGATTTTATAAGCGGACTTACAATTCTCGGCGGAGAACCGTTTGAAAATGAAAACCTCGGCGGTGTTTTGTCGGTTGTGAAAGAGTGCAGAAAACGTTTTTCGCAAAAAAACATCTGGTGCTACACGGGATTTGATTTTGCAAACGATTTTTTAAACGGAAACGGCGAAAGACATCAGAAAATAATGGATATTCTGTCCAACATCGACGTTCTTGTAGACGGCAGATTTATAGAAGAAAAAAAGGATTTGTCACTGCTTTTTCGGGGGTCGTCAAATCAAAATATAATCGACGTTAAAAAATCGCTTGCCGAAAACAAACTTGTTCCGCTCTCAGGCAAATGGGAGCGTACACCGGGAAACGGGAACATATATGAAATGTAA
- the nrdD gene encoding anaerobic ribonucleoside-triphosphate reductase: MKIIKRSGIEEVFDPEKIIIAVSKANESVVPSARMSAVQIKRIAEDVESAALNINRSLSVEEIQDMVEDQIMNQRAFDVARRYITYRYNRALVRKSNTTDEQILSLIECNNEEVKQENSNKNPTVNSVQRDYMAGEVSKDITKRILLPSDIVSAHEQGIIHFHDADYFAQHMHNCDLVNLEDMLQNGTVISGTLIEKPHSFSTACNISTQIIAQVASCQYGGQSISLTHLAPFVDVSRKKIRKQVEAELREIDDEVTEDKISQITEKRLREEVKNGVQMIQYQVVTLMTTNGQAPFVTVFMYLNEAKNEQEKKDLALIIEETLRQRYRGVKNEKGVWITPAFPKLIYVLEEDNIHPDSKYYYLTELAAKCTAKRMVPDYISEKIMLQNKIDKNGEGHCYTCMGCRSFLTPYVDENGKPKYYGRFNQGVVTVNLVDIGLSADKDLTKFWQIFGERMELCHRALQARHERLTGTVSDAAPILWQHGALLRLKKGETIDKYLHGGYSTLSLGYAGLWECVYALIGKKLTEKDGEELGLEIMKKLNEYTAKWKAAENIDYSLYGTPLESTTYKFAKCLQKRFGIVKGVTDKNYITNSYHVHVSENIDAFDKLALEAKFQALSPGGAISYVEVPNMQNNLEAVLTVMKFIYNNIMYAELNTKSDYCQVCGYDGEIEIKENEHGKLVWECPNCHNTDQNKLNVARRTCGYIGTQFWNQGRTQEIKERVLHL, from the coding sequence ATGAAAATCATAAAACGAAGCGGAATTGAAGAAGTTTTCGATCCCGAAAAAATTATTATCGCGGTTTCAAAGGCAAACGAAAGCGTTGTGCCGAGTGCGAGAATGTCGGCAGTACAAATAAAGAGAATTGCCGAGGACGTTGAAAGCGCGGCGCTCAATATAAACCGTTCACTCAGCGTTGAGGAAATTCAGGATATGGTCGAGGACCAGATTATGAATCAGCGCGCATTTGACGTTGCGAGAAGATACATCACCTACCGCTATAACCGTGCGCTGGTGCGTAAATCAAACACCACCGACGAGCAGATTTTGAGCCTTATCGAGTGCAACAACGAAGAGGTTAAACAGGAAAATTCAAACAAAAACCCCACCGTCAACAGCGTTCAGCGCGACTATATGGCAGGCGAGGTTTCAAAGGATATTACAAAGCGTATTCTTTTGCCGTCCGACATTGTTTCGGCGCACGAACAGGGAATTATTCACTTTCACGACGCGGATTATTTCGCACAGCATATGCATAACTGCGACCTTGTGAACCTTGAAGATATGCTCCAGAACGGCACTGTTATCAGCGGAACGCTTATCGAAAAACCGCACAGTTTTTCCACTGCGTGCAACATTTCAACCCAGATTATCGCACAGGTTGCGTCGTGCCAGTACGGCGGACAGAGCATAAGCCTTACGCATCTTGCGCCGTTTGTGGACGTCAGCCGAAAGAAAATAAGAAAACAGGTTGAGGCGGAACTGCGCGAGATCGATGACGAGGTTACAGAGGACAAAATTTCGCAGATTACCGAAAAAAGACTCCGCGAGGAGGTTAAAAACGGCGTTCAGATGATTCAGTATCAGGTTGTAACGCTTATGACCACCAACGGACAGGCGCCGTTTGTGACGGTGTTTATGTATCTCAACGAGGCAAAAAACGAACAGGAGAAAAAAGACCTTGCGCTGATTATCGAGGAAACGCTCCGTCAGCGTTACAGAGGCGTTAAAAACGAAAAAGGCGTGTGGATTACGCCTGCCTTTCCGAAGCTTATTTACGTTTTGGAGGAGGACAATATCCACCCCGACAGCAAATATTACTACCTCACCGAGCTTGCGGCAAAATGCACCGCAAAGCGTATGGTGCCCGACTATATTTCGGAAAAAATTATGCTCCAAAACAAAATCGACAAAAACGGCGAAGGTCACTGCTACACCTGTATGGGCTGCCGAAGTTTCCTCACGCCGTATGTTGACGAAAACGGCAAACCGAAGTATTACGGCAGATTTAATCAGGGCGTTGTGACGGTTAACCTTGTTGATATAGGTCTTTCGGCAGACAAAGATTTGACAAAATTCTGGCAGATTTTCGGCGAGAGAATGGAACTTTGCCACAGAGCGCTCCAGGCGCGCCACGAACGTCTTACGGGAACCGTGTCGGACGCTGCGCCCATTCTTTGGCAGCACGGCGCACTTTTGCGTCTTAAAAAGGGCGAAACGATTGACAAATATCTCCACGGCGGATATTCCACACTTTCGCTCGGATATGCCGGTCTTTGGGAATGTGTTTATGCGCTTATCGGCAAAAAACTCACCGAGAAAGACGGCGAGGAACTCGGGCTTGAAATTATGAAAAAGCTTAACGAATATACCGCAAAATGGAAAGCTGCGGAAAATATCGACTACTCGCTTTACGGCACACCGCTCGAAAGCACAACATACAAATTTGCAAAATGTCTGCAAAAACGTTTCGGAATTGTGAAAGGCGTGACCGACAAGAACTATATCACAAACAGCTATCACGTTCACGTTTCGGAGAACATTGACGCGTTTGACAAGCTTGCACTTGAAGCAAAATTCCAGGCGCTTTCCCCCGGCGGTGCAATTTCGTACGTTGAAGTACCGAATATGCAGAACAACCTTGAGGCAGTTCTCACCGTTATGAAATTTATCTACAACAACATTATGTATGCCGAGCTTAACACAAAGTCGGACTACTGTCAGGTTTGCGGATACGACGGCGAAATTGAAATCAAGGAAAACGAACACGGCAAGCTTGTTTGGGAGTGCCCGAACTGCCATAATACCGACCAGAACAAGCTTAACGTTGCGCGCAGAACGTGCGGATATATCGGAACGCAATTTTGGAACCAGGGCAGAACACAGGAGATAAAAGAGAGAGTTTTGCACCTGTAA